From a single Rutidosis leptorrhynchoides isolate AG116_Rl617_1_P2 chromosome 5, CSIRO_AGI_Rlap_v1, whole genome shotgun sequence genomic region:
- the LOC139850107 gene encoding uncharacterized protein, with protein MLSSFHLDCSHKDSCRWSLSSDGMFKVKILATEIGHKILPTSSPHQSTLRNSLVPEKFELFVWRALLRRLPVRSELEKRGIDLHSLLCPICDDVVEFVDHSLIFCSQSLEIWGRVFKWLNKGNFSYFSIRELFEGNDSRQLSGFGKKVWQAVIWIGAYLIWKNRNNKVFKGNGWSAPVAFNEIQIISFDWISNRSKGKKFEWHTWLHNPSSYL; from the coding sequence ATGTTATCTTCGTTTCATTTAGATTGCAGCCACAAAGACTCTTGTAGGTGGTCCTTATCGTCTGATGGAATGTTTAAGGTGAAGATTCTAGCAACTGAAATTGGCCATAAAATTCTGCCTACAAGTTCTCCACATCAGAGCACTCTCCGCAATTCTCTTGTCCCGGAAAAATTCGAGTTGTTTGTGTGGCGTGCTCTACTGAGAAGACTACCCGTAAGATCTGAATTAGAGAAACGTGGAATTGATCTCCATAGTCTTCTTTGCCCGATATGTGATGATGTCGTGGAATTCGTTGATCACTCACTCATCTTTTGTAGCCAATCTTTAGAGATTTGGGGGCGTGTTTTTAAATGGTTGAATAAAGGAAACTTTTCTTATTTTAGTATACGCGAATTGTTCGAAGGTAACGACTCAAGACAATTGTCGGGATTTGGAAAGAAAGTTTGGCAAGCGGTGATATGGATAGGGGCTTACCTCATTTGGAAGAATCGCAATAACAAGGTCTTTAAAGGCAATGGGTGGAGTGCTCCGGTAGCTTTCAACGAAATTCAAATCATTTCGTTCGATTGGATATCCAATAGATCGAAGGGTAAAAAGTTCGAGTGGCACACGTGGTTACACAACCCGAGTTCGTATCTTTAA